One part of the Chryseobacterium sp. 7 genome encodes these proteins:
- the rplU gene encoding 50S ribosomal protein L21, translating to MFAIVEIAGLQYKVEQDQKLFVNRLKGDKGGKVSFDKVLLTVNGSITVGAPAVNGITVEAEILDHVKADKVIVFKKKRRKGYKVKNGHRQSLTQIVITGITGFEGGAKKATAKKETVKGEVLSDNATVNFGEDHELNYHLKKNNLSQSKENRETLITLGKAVKVELEKNILTHEEVDAAIIKNIDQFKALNK from the coding sequence ATGTTTGCAATTGTAGAAATAGCAGGGCTTCAATACAAAGTTGAGCAAGACCAGAAGTTGTTTGTAAACCGTTTAAAAGGAGATAAAGGAGGAAAAGTTTCTTTCGATAAAGTTCTTCTTACTGTAAACGGTTCAATCACTGTTGGCGCCCCAGCTGTAAACGGAATCACTGTAGAAGCAGAGATCCTTGACCACGTTAAAGCTGATAAAGTAATCGTTTTCAAAAAGAAAAGAAGAAAAGGTTACAAAGTGAAAAACGGTCACAGACAATCTTTAACTCAAATCGTAATCACTGGTATTACTGGTTTTGAAGGTGGAGCTAAAAAAGCTACTGCTAAAAAAGAAACTGTGAAAGGTGAAGTTCTTTCAGACAACGCAACTGTTAACTTTGGTGAAGATCACGAGTTGAACTACCACTTAAAGAAAAACAACTTGTCTCAGTCTAAAGAGAACAGAGAAACTTTAATTACTTTAGGTAAAGCAGTTAAAGTGGAATTAGAAAAAAATATTCTTACACATGAAGAAGTAGATGCTGCTATCATCAAGAATATTGATCAATTTAAAGCACTTAATAAATAA
- a CDS encoding phage/plasmid primase, P4 family, whose translation MKSCRRFQTFLNLPENENINKNIFCRYNKNLSEVAKANQWSLCKSFDYTYIYNGQYCKQLDKDDLKDFLGKCAAKMGCPDYDAAHYEFKDKLLKQFLTDCHLSQPVPDENKMIINLQNGTFEFENDSWTLRDFDSADFMTYQLPFCYDETATCPMFNGYLDKVLPDKESQMILQEFAGYIFTKLNLEKMLMLTGSGQNGKSVFFDIICALLGRENVLQYTLGAFSSEYNRAKLTDVLLNYSSEKGTDVNPDTFKALVSGEPLQAREPYGRSFTLHNTVRFIINANELPSEIELTDAFFRRWIIIPFEVQISEEEKDIDLSKKIIANELAGVFNWLLQGLDRIVKNRRFTIAKKSIMQ comes from the coding sequence ATGAAATCATGTCGTAGATTTCAGACGTTTTTGAACTTACCCGAAAACGAGAACATAAACAAAAACATCTTTTGTAGGTATAATAAAAACCTGAGCGAGGTTGCAAAGGCTAATCAATGGAGCTTATGCAAAAGCTTTGATTATACTTATATCTATAATGGACAGTACTGTAAACAGCTGGATAAAGACGATTTAAAAGACTTTTTAGGTAAATGTGCCGCTAAAATGGGTTGCCCTGATTATGATGCTGCTCATTATGAGTTCAAAGACAAACTATTAAAGCAGTTTTTGACCGACTGCCATTTATCACAGCCAGTCCCTGATGAAAATAAAATGATAATCAATCTACAGAATGGGACTTTTGAATTTGAAAATGACTCGTGGACGCTTCGTGACTTCGATTCAGCGGATTTTATGACCTATCAGCTCCCGTTTTGCTATGATGAGACAGCCACTTGTCCGATGTTTAACGGTTATCTGGACAAAGTTTTACCTGATAAAGAAAGTCAGATGATATTACAGGAATTTGCCGGGTATATTTTTACCAAACTGAATCTTGAAAAAATGTTGATGCTTACGGGTTCGGGGCAAAACGGGAAAAGTGTATTTTTTGATATAATATGCGCTTTGCTTGGCAGAGAGAATGTCTTACAATATACGCTAGGGGCATTTTCAAGCGAGTACAACAGAGCGAAATTGACGGATGTATTGCTTAATTACAGCAGTGAAAAAGGAACTGATGTAAACCCCGATACTTTTAAAGCGTTAGTTAGTGGTGAGCCGTTACAGGCAAGAGAGCCGTATGGCAGAAGCTTTACTTTGCATAATACCGTCAGATTTATCATCAACGCCAATGAACTTCCTAGTGAAATTGAGCTTACAGATGCCTTTTTCAGAAGATGGATTATTATTCCTTTTGAAGTTCAAATCAGCGAAGAAGAAAAAGATATTGATTTGTCTAAAAAAATAATTGCAAATGAATTAGCAGGAGTTTTCAACTGGCTTTTACAGGGGCTTGATAGAATTGTTAAAAACAGAAGATTTACCATAGCGAAAAAGTCAATAATGCAATAG
- the rpmA gene encoding 50S ribosomal protein L27: MAHKKGVGSSKNGRESHSKRLGVKIFGGQAAIAGNIIVRQRGTQHHPGDNVGIGKDHTLFALVDGKVVFRKKANNRSFVSVEPNA; the protein is encoded by the coding sequence ATGGCACACAAGAAAGGAGTCGGTAGTTCCAAGAACGGTAGAGAGTCTCACTCTAAAAGATTAGGTGTGAAGATTTTCGGAGGACAAGCAGCTATTGCCGGAAATATTATTGTTAGACAAAGAGGTACTCAGCACCACCCAGGTGATAACGTGGGAATCGGTAAAGACCACACTTTGTTTGCATTAGTAGATGGTAAAGTTGTTTTCAGAAAGAAAGCAAACAACAGATCTTTCGTATCTGTAGAACCAAACGCATAA
- a CDS encoding bacteriocin-like protein yields the protein MKNVRKLSRKNLKEVTGGVAAACPSMFQSCDEWCRWSPWQKSHCMLSQPCTECFE from the coding sequence ATGAAAAACGTAAGAAAATTAAGCAGAAAGAATTTAAAAGAAGTAACCGGAGGAGTGGCAGCGGCCTGTCCTTCTATGTTTCAGTCCTGTGATGAGTGGTGCAGATGGTCTCCATGGCAGAAATCACACTGTATGCTTTCTCAGCCTTGTACAGAATGCTTTGAATAA
- a CDS encoding DUF5686 family protein — MMLNNNSQKHYLLFFFLILSSSVCAQNRVSGRIVDEKSNKELNNVDIFINNDKTPSLTTTSGSFAIQSDSIIHQLKFSRKSYTTETLDITPENAENIFVQLSQAKVSDIQEIVLQSGKTKYKNKKENPAYAIMQKVWAHKRNNGLEKFDTYSYKEYEKTQFDLNNIDSTFMKKKIFNKLDFIFDYADSTASGRLGLPIFLNEAVYENYGKNKPDKDSKRTLVAQKTSGFQDNQVITVSAKNLYRDINIYDNTLNYFDIGFQSPVGSDGFSTYDYSLMDTITIRGEKAFQIRYQPKRKDILAFQGNLYIDTDTYAVLGATLKSTQKINVNFVNSVYTQVEYDNPDDQTFLPKKLVTEFEMSPFSKKKGSKSIIAKRSVDYSDYQFNKPLDPKVFKRTEEEYEDKFTNKDDAYWVKARPDTLSKSEQGVYNMLDQLQQTPKFNRMVKLFETLGSRYYNAFKGIDIGPIFSIYGRNEVEGDRIRLGARTYFGLNDTWRAQFYTAYGFKDQQFKYGVEARYMFNKLNRFMIGAATSRDIVQLGGQLTSGDGVTPQSSSTSTFFARGENISLSSVNKTSVFAAIEPWKNFQIRVDGVMQSIHSAIPEKFNLMYYKDGQLRKTVNDSHVTISLIAKPGAKFSQTGIDRYQARNLAPTIVLRYTRGIEGLFNADFNYDKLQFMLNKPFLIGSMGKLVVNLEAGKNFSTVPLALQNIIPANLSYGLVPNTFSQLNYYEFVADAYATLQLEHHFNGKILSYIPLIKKLKLREVAFIRGAYGTLSDASKAINVEGFRYSAPSDQIYFEYGFGIENIGIGNLRIFRVDFNWRGNYLDRPDISKFGVKAGFQVGF; from the coding sequence ATGATGTTAAACAATAACTCCCAAAAACACTATCTTTTATTTTTTTTTCTGATTCTCTCCAGTTCCGTATGTGCTCAAAACCGGGTCAGCGGTAGGATAGTTGACGAAAAAAGCAATAAGGAGCTCAATAATGTTGATATTTTTATCAACAATGATAAAACACCTTCCCTGACGACCACTTCAGGAAGCTTCGCTATACAGTCAGACAGCATCATTCATCAGTTAAAATTTTCCAGAAAAAGCTATACTACGGAAACGCTTGACATTACTCCCGAAAATGCTGAGAATATTTTTGTGCAGCTATCACAGGCTAAAGTAAGTGACATCCAGGAAATTGTCCTTCAAAGCGGTAAGACAAAATACAAGAATAAGAAAGAAAACCCCGCTTATGCCATTATGCAGAAAGTATGGGCACATAAAAGAAATAACGGACTAGAAAAATTCGATACTTATTCCTACAAAGAATATGAAAAGACCCAGTTTGATCTTAATAACATAGACAGCACGTTTATGAAGAAAAAGATTTTCAATAAACTGGATTTCATTTTCGATTATGCTGATTCTACAGCAAGCGGAAGATTGGGGCTTCCCATTTTCCTGAATGAGGCCGTTTATGAAAATTATGGTAAAAACAAACCCGACAAGGACAGCAAAAGAACTTTAGTTGCTCAAAAAACATCTGGTTTTCAGGACAATCAGGTTATTACCGTTTCTGCTAAAAACTTATACCGTGATATTAACATCTATGATAACACTCTGAATTATTTCGATATCGGTTTTCAAAGCCCTGTAGGAAGTGATGGTTTCAGCACTTATGATTACAGTTTGATGGATACTATTACTATTCGTGGCGAAAAGGCCTTCCAGATCAGGTACCAGCCTAAAAGAAAAGACATCCTTGCATTCCAGGGAAATCTCTATATAGATACTGATACGTATGCCGTTTTAGGCGCAACATTAAAATCAACACAGAAAATAAATGTTAACTTCGTCAACAGTGTCTATACCCAAGTGGAATATGACAACCCTGATGATCAAACATTCCTTCCTAAAAAACTGGTTACCGAGTTTGAGATGAGTCCTTTCTCAAAGAAAAAGGGATCAAAAAGTATCATCGCCAAAAGATCGGTAGATTATTCCGATTATCAGTTCAACAAACCTCTTGATCCGAAAGTATTCAAACGTACCGAAGAAGAATACGAGGACAAGTTTACCAATAAAGACGATGCATATTGGGTAAAAGCCAGACCTGACACACTATCCAAATCAGAGCAGGGAGTTTATAACATGCTTGACCAGCTTCAGCAGACCCCAAAATTCAACCGAATGGTAAAACTGTTTGAAACACTCGGTTCACGCTATTATAATGCATTTAAAGGAATTGATATAGGTCCTATATTTTCAATCTACGGAAGAAATGAGGTAGAAGGCGACAGAATAAGATTAGGAGCAAGAACTTATTTCGGATTGAATGATACCTGGAGAGCTCAGTTTTATACCGCTTACGGTTTTAAAGATCAACAGTTTAAATATGGTGTAGAAGCAAGATATATGTTCAATAAGCTTAACCGCTTTATGATTGGGGCTGCAACCAGCAGAGATATCGTTCAGCTTGGCGGGCAGCTTACCTCCGGAGACGGGGTTACTCCACAATCTTCATCTACCAGTACCTTTTTTGCAAGAGGAGAAAATATTTCTTTAAGCTCTGTAAACAAAACAAGCGTTTTTGCAGCTATTGAACCCTGGAAAAACTTTCAGATAAGAGTAGACGGGGTAATGCAGAGTATTCACTCCGCTATTCCGGAGAAATTCAACCTGATGTATTATAAGGATGGACAGCTGAGAAAAACAGTGAATGATTCCCACGTTACCATCAGCTTAATTGCAAAACCGGGAGCTAAATTCTCACAAACCGGAATTGACCGTTATCAGGCCCGAAACCTGGCTCCTACTATCGTTTTAAGATATACAAGAGGTATTGAAGGATTATTTAATGCAGATTTCAACTATGATAAGCTGCAGTTTATGCTTAATAAGCCATTCCTGATTGGAAGCATGGGTAAATTAGTGGTTAATCTTGAAGCAGGGAAGAATTTCAGTACGGTTCCTTTGGCATTGCAGAATATTATTCCCGCCAACCTTTCCTATGGTTTGGTTCCGAATACATTTTCCCAGCTTAACTATTACGAATTTGTAGCCGATGCATATGCTACACTTCAGCTGGAGCATCATTTTAACGGAAAAATACTTTCTTATATTCCTTTGATTAAAAAACTAAAGCTTAGAGAGGTTGCATTCATCAGAGGAGCTTATGGTACATTAAGTGATGCTTCCAAGGCAATTAATGTGGAAGGATTCAGATATTCTGCACCAAGTGATCAGATCTACTTTGAATACGGATTCGGTATTGAAAATATAGGAATCGGAAATCTTAGAATTTTCAGGGTTGATTTCAACTGGAGAGGAAATTATCTGGATAGACCGGATATCTCAAAATTCGGAGTTAAGGCAGGATTCCAGGTAGGATTCTAA
- a CDS encoding bacteriocin-like protein, with amino-acid sequence MKNLRKLTKNSLRSINGGEVWCPSKPITSCNVFCGLTKEQKMRCLLDVEGCECF; translated from the coding sequence ATGAAAAATTTAAGAAAATTAACAAAGAACAGTCTGAGAAGTATTAACGGAGGTGAAGTGTGGTGTCCGTCAAAACCTATTACATCATGTAATGTATTTTGTGGACTGACAAAGGAACAGAAAATGCGCTGTCTGCTTGATGTAGAAGGATGCGAATGCTTTTAA
- a CDS encoding Arm DNA-binding domain-containing protein codes for MATIQLMLRNKPKADGSLPIIFKIYHGTKSKVITTPFSVQENQWDTKNKKVKSSHGKAREINESLKN; via the coding sequence ATGGCAACAATACAACTCATGCTCCGCAACAAACCTAAAGCAGACGGAAGCCTACCCATCATTTTTAAAATTTATCACGGAACTAAATCTAAAGTGATTACTACACCGTTTTCTGTACAGGAGAACCAATGGGACACCAAAAACAAGAAAGTGAAATCTTCTCACGGCAAAGCCCGTGAAATTAACGAATCTCTGAAAAACTAG
- a CDS encoding tyrosine-type recombinase/integrase: MEAEEVDYTLSDIDTRFRNYTEDNKIKSISVKDLFQQRIDTLNEAGNFNYAKTIKDSMTSLFKFEKNKDLRFKDIDFEYLVRYETFLAKTCKNSSIKIKMIDLRTLYNFAINSGYAKKEHYPFKSYSIQKQLKQKARKIALSEEQFAMFKTFDCGEFPKYTNTYKMFLFSYYVGGMNFKDMAFLEWDNIKDNRLYYTRSKTGRDFNVPLRAEALEILEYYRSYVKPEPVKYIFPVILKNDLTEKQLFGRYRRCLKIFNINLKFIAEQTGIDESLTSYVSRHSFATHLKFNNVSADVISQIMGHSSVAVTNSYLKDFENDIVDDAFSKLA, from the coding sequence TTGGAAGCAGAGGAGGTAGATTATACTTTGAGTGATATTGATACGAGATTCAGGAACTACACCGAAGACAACAAAATAAAGTCTATTTCTGTAAAAGATTTATTTCAGCAGAGAATTGATACATTGAATGAAGCAGGTAATTTTAACTATGCAAAAACAATTAAAGATTCCATGACTTCTCTTTTCAAATTTGAGAAAAACAAAGACCTTAGATTTAAAGATATTGATTTTGAATATCTGGTCAGATACGAAACTTTTTTGGCTAAAACCTGCAAAAACTCCAGTATCAAAATAAAAATGATTGATTTACGGACATTGTACAACTTTGCAATCAATTCAGGCTATGCAAAAAAAGAACATTATCCGTTTAAAAGTTACAGTATTCAGAAACAGTTAAAACAAAAAGCTAGAAAAATAGCATTGAGCGAAGAGCAGTTTGCCATGTTCAAAACTTTTGATTGTGGAGAATTTCCAAAATACACCAATACCTATAAAATGTTTCTGTTTTCTTACTACGTTGGCGGAATGAACTTTAAAGATATGGCATTTTTAGAATGGGATAACATAAAAGATAACCGTCTGTATTATACGAGAAGCAAAACAGGTCGGGATTTTAACGTTCCTTTACGAGCAGAAGCACTAGAGATACTAGAGTATTACAGAAGCTATGTAAAACCAGAACCGGTAAAATATATCTTTCCTGTTATCCTAAAGAACGACCTTACAGAAAAACAACTGTTTGGAAGATACAGACGGTGTTTAAAAATCTTTAACATCAATCTGAAATTCATAGCAGAGCAAACAGGAATTGACGAATCTTTGACTAGCTATGTAAGCCGTCATTCCTTTGCTACACATTTAAAATTCAATAATGTTTCAGCCGATGTAATCAGTCAGATTATGGGGCATTCCTCTGTTGCTGTCACAAACTCCTACCTGAAAGATTTTGAGAATGATATTGTAGACGATGCTTTCAGTAAATTAGCATAA
- a CDS encoding RHS repeat-associated core domain-containing protein, giving the protein MILSQDANLRKTFDWIIYKYDVLGRPIYTGIVKSNNSRIGMQNQILGGAVLEGRDNTPLTANGMPYYYTNMNWGLNTLLSVTYYDSYPQQYGFNPPVPSSIMGQTVLTDTPTTDGKSTKGLPVLSLVKNIEDDGWTKTYTYYDRKGRVIGAHSINHLGGYSKTELLLDFAGMIQQSKVLHKRLATDPEKVITQTFTYDHQNRLLVHKHQIDSNPEEILVQNEYNELSQLKNKKLGGTNPSQPLQSIDYTYNIRGWNTKINDPSNLNGKLFGYEMKYSSPVNSNVAPGKFSGIITEVDWKNASEDILKRYNYSYDGLSRLKDAVYSEPNATVPFNNYYNEHLTYDLGGNIKTLKRNAFPVNGSTATQADDLVYDYTGNQLTKVTENALNDSGYEGGNNLITYDQNGNMKDMLDKGIKSIQYNYLNLSTEYTVQQSDGFGLTLNSRMNYLYRADGTKLRKTYSSAPPRGSTTTRITDYLDGFQYTYNEGGGICLECRTESAFEQQAYRNASFVFPGNPTPEWKLDFVSTAAGYYSFTENRYIYQYIDHLGNARVSFAKNSEGAPEIIDTNNYYPFGLNHISNSFSNSGFGSFYSYKYNGKELQETGLFDYGWRQYMPDLGRWNGIDQLAEAYTSTSPFAYVANNPVLMRDPDGRWMDDSGHITDTSGQTYGFLGASFKPKYATNFLGINPGDGGGGSGKVDYSLLDGLRSEWEKRGIYSTISKNGYLTYWMAGEEGDANTSEEMVANMFKIADGLQNSLIDNSFNWIQGNPIKVSQFAGMIQAGSTVAEKGLSNWNGASNITKSRIFAEIISTKLPFSAKALGTASTVLKGLGTTVGIVGLTNTAYQYSQGKISGTRAVVDGLMGVAGFFPATAWVSVGYFAITALYETYGNDGKPLF; this is encoded by the coding sequence ATGATTCTATCCCAGGATGCGAATCTAAGGAAAACTTTCGACTGGATCATCTATAAATACGATGTGTTGGGAAGACCTATTTATACAGGAATCGTAAAGTCTAATAATAGTAGGATCGGGATGCAGAATCAGATCCTTGGGGGAGCTGTCCTTGAAGGAAGGGATAATACCCCTCTGACAGCAAATGGAATGCCTTATTATTATACCAATATGAATTGGGGGCTCAATACGCTTTTGTCTGTTACGTATTATGATTCTTATCCTCAGCAGTATGGCTTTAATCCCCCTGTACCTTCAAGTATTATGGGGCAAACTGTACTGACAGACACCCCTACCACAGATGGAAAGAGTACAAAAGGACTTCCTGTACTCAGCCTTGTAAAGAATATTGAAGATGATGGCTGGACAAAAACCTATACCTATTATGACAGAAAAGGAAGAGTGATTGGAGCTCATTCTATTAATCATTTAGGCGGATATTCCAAAACAGAATTATTACTTGACTTTGCTGGTATGATACAACAAAGTAAAGTGCTGCACAAAAGACTGGCAACAGATCCAGAAAAAGTAATCACACAGACTTTTACCTATGATCACCAGAACAGATTGTTGGTGCATAAACACCAAATTGATTCTAATCCAGAAGAAATTTTGGTACAGAATGAATACAATGAGCTTTCACAGCTGAAAAACAAAAAACTTGGGGGAACCAATCCTTCCCAGCCATTACAGAGCATTGACTATACTTATAATATCAGGGGATGGAATACTAAGATCAATGATCCTTCCAATCTGAACGGTAAACTGTTTGGATATGAAATGAAATATTCCAGTCCGGTAAACTCCAATGTAGCTCCTGGAAAATTCTCAGGAATAATCACAGAAGTAGACTGGAAAAATGCTTCCGAAGATATACTGAAAAGGTATAATTACAGTTATGACGGGCTAAGCAGGCTAAAGGATGCTGTCTATTCTGAACCTAATGCTACGGTTCCCTTTAACAATTATTACAATGAGCACCTTACTTATGATCTGGGAGGAAACATCAAGACCCTAAAAAGAAATGCCTTCCCTGTGAACGGAAGTACAGCCACACAGGCAGATGACTTGGTATATGATTATACTGGAAATCAATTGACTAAAGTAACCGAAAATGCATTGAATGATTCAGGGTATGAAGGCGGAAATAATCTTATTACCTATGATCAGAACGGGAACATGAAAGATATGCTGGATAAAGGAATCAAATCCATCCAATACAATTATCTGAACCTTTCCACTGAGTACACTGTTCAGCAGTCAGACGGATTTGGGCTGACGCTGAACAGCAGGATGAACTATCTTTACCGTGCAGACGGAACCAAACTGCGTAAAACCTATTCCAGTGCACCCCCAAGAGGATCTACCACCACCCGTATTACAGACTATCTGGATGGCTTCCAGTACACCTACAACGAAGGAGGCGGAATATGTCTTGAATGCAGAACGGAAAGTGCCTTTGAACAGCAGGCTTATAGAAATGCATCATTTGTATTTCCTGGAAATCCAACCCCAGAATGGAAGCTGGATTTTGTTTCCACAGCAGCAGGATATTACAGTTTCACAGAAAACCGCTATATTTACCAGTACATAGACCACCTTGGAAATGCCAGGGTAAGTTTTGCAAAAAACAGCGAAGGTGCTCCTGAAATTATAGATACCAACAATTATTATCCTTTTGGACTGAACCATATTTCAAATTCGTTCAGCAATTCAGGTTTTGGAAGCTTCTACAGTTATAAATATAATGGCAAAGAACTTCAGGAAACAGGATTGTTTGACTACGGATGGAGACAGTATATGCCTGATCTTGGAAGATGGAACGGAATAGACCAGTTGGCAGAAGCCTATACCTCGACCAGTCCTTTTGCGTATGTTGCTAACAACCCTGTTTTAATGAGAGATCCTGATGGAAGATGGATGGATGATTCAGGGCATATTACCGATACATCAGGCCAGACCTATGGTTTTCTTGGTGCATCATTTAAACCTAAATATGCTACCAATTTTCTTGGAATAAATCCTGGAGACGGTGGCGGTGGAAGTGGAAAAGTAGATTACTCTTTATTAGATGGACTTCGAAGTGAATGGGAAAAAAGAGGAATTTATTCAACTATTTCAAAGAACGGATATCTAACTTATTGGATGGCAGGAGAAGAAGGAGATGCTAATACATCAGAAGAAATGGTAGCTAATATGTTTAAAATTGCCGATGGTTTGCAAAATAGTCTTATCGATAATTCGTTCAACTGGATTCAAGGTAATCCAATTAAAGTATCACAATTTGCAGGAATGATACAGGCAGGTTCCACAGTAGCAGAAAAAGGACTATCAAACTGGAATGGTGCTTCAAATATTACAAAAAGTCGTATTTTTGCAGAAATCATAAGTACAAAACTACCTTTTTCTGCTAAAGCATTGGGAACTGCTTCAACAGTTTTAAAAGGGTTAGGAACAACTGTTGGTATTGTTGGTTTAACAAATACAGCTTATCAATATAGCCAGGGTAAAATCTCAGGTACTAGAGCTGTTGTTGATGGATTGATGGGAGTTGCAGGCTTTTTTCCTGCTACAGCTTGGGTATCGGTAGGCTATTTTGCCATAACGGCACTTTATGAAACATATGGTAACGATGGTAAACCCCTATTTTAA
- a CDS encoding DUF6443 domain-containing protein: MKKITLLLNLFVVGFTYAQTNLTQTENYIYEKTCLTEDCSKKTETVQYLDGLGRVKQNIAVKATPSGKDIAVPVEYDTYGRQVKSYLPVPQSGTQNGALYADPLSNASSLYGNEKIYAEKVLESSPLGRSLQQKQVGNDWSGHPVQFSYDANTSADAVKKYSVVTSWIEGRTNSELSLSGTYAENTLYKSTVTDEDGNITTQFKNKKGQTILTRKKDGVQNADTYYIYNEYGGLAYTLPPLASASALTLDMVDNLCYQYRYDGWNRLVEKKIPGKGWEFMVYDKRTE, translated from the coding sequence ATGAAAAAAATAACGCTACTCCTAAATTTGTTTGTGGTTGGCTTTACTTATGCACAGACCAACCTTACACAGACAGAAAATTATATTTATGAGAAAACCTGTTTAACAGAAGACTGTTCCAAAAAAACAGAAACCGTACAATATCTTGACGGGCTGGGAAGAGTGAAGCAGAATATCGCTGTAAAAGCAACACCCTCAGGAAAAGATATTGCTGTTCCTGTGGAATATGACACCTATGGAAGACAGGTAAAAAGCTACCTTCCTGTTCCGCAGTCAGGGACACAGAATGGAGCTTTATATGCAGACCCGCTTTCTAATGCTTCTTCTCTTTACGGAAATGAAAAAATCTATGCTGAAAAAGTACTGGAATCGTCTCCTTTGGGAAGATCATTACAGCAAAAACAGGTCGGGAACGACTGGTCTGGACATCCCGTACAGTTTTCATATGATGCCAATACCTCAGCAGATGCGGTAAAAAAATATAGTGTAGTTACAAGCTGGATAGAGGGACGAACCAACAGCGAGTTGAGTCTTTCAGGAACCTACGCTGAAAACACGTTATATAAATCTACGGTTACAGATGAAGACGGTAATATAACCACCCAATTTAAAAATAAGAAAGGACAGACCATCTTAACCAGAAAAAAAGACGGAGTCCAGAATGCAGATACGTACTATATTTACAACGAATATGGCGGACTGGCTTATACCCTTCCTCCATTAGCTTCAGCTTCTGCATTAACCCTAGATATGGTAGATAATTTATGCTACCAGTACCGGTATGATGGCTGGAACAGACTCGTGGAAAAGAAAATTCCAGGAAAAGGCTGGGAGTTTATGGTGTATGACAAGCGGACAGAATGA
- a CDS encoding primase-like DNA-binding domain-containing protein, with the protein MYHSEKVNNAIGEFKWQSDKVNLFIDEFNYTASDTNKVHLSDLYKDYKQFCQDDGYKPLGKNKFSKNWKTKNLKNPERVMALFVLVWLPLNQIILMIFCLSKKKICFYDSVFQFFGVL; encoded by the coding sequence ATTTACCATAGCGAAAAAGTCAATAATGCAATAGGTGAGTTTAAATGGCAGTCTGATAAGGTTAATTTGTTTATAGATGAATTTAACTATACGGCATCGGATACAAACAAAGTTCATTTATCCGACCTGTATAAAGACTATAAGCAGTTTTGTCAGGATGACGGTTATAAGCCGTTGGGAAAAAATAAATTTTCAAAAAACTGGAAAACAAAAAATTTGAAAAATCCAGAGCGAGTAATGGCTCTATTTGTTTTGGTATGGCTTCCGCTCAATCAGATAATATTGATGATTTTTTGCCTTTCTAAAAAAAAGATTTGTTTTTACGATTCAGTTTTTCAGTTTTTCGGGGTGTTATGA